TCCATAGCCTCTTGTCTCAAGCGACTGCATTCATTAATGAATTCTTCCTCAGGATTAATTGTCGGCAATTCTTCTCCTTTAGCACTTCGACATTCCCAAACACTAAATTCGCTATTTTTACCGTCATTTTTATAAGGTTCAAATTCATTTGACATGTTTACTTACCCTTTATGGCTAGTCACCGTTCACAATTAATCAAGCTGTCTTGTAGACTCAATTACGAGGAAAAAGTATATTTTCCGGGAACTCTCATCTGTTCGAGAGGACATTTTCAAAACGTTAAATCATCTCATCACCACCCTTCGATCCTAAAGCTATCTTGCCATCTTCAGCGAGACTTCTTGCTATAGATAAAATATCTTTTTGCGCCCGCTCCACATCACTTACCTTAACTGGACCCTGTACCTCTATATCATCACGTAGGATATCTGCGGCTCTTTTAGACATGTTGGAAAATATTTTTTCTTTGGTCGTTTCAGTTGTACCTTTTAAAGCTATTTTTAGCTGTTCTGAGGTTACGTCACGTAGCAAAGTCTGGACACTTCTATCGTCCATATCGGTTAGATTTTCAAATACAAACATTTTGTCCCGAATTTTATCACTTAACTCTTCGTCCCAATCTTTAATTTTTTCAAGAACCTCCTCTTCCATTGCCCCATCAAGAAAGTTAATCACATCTGCAACACTCTTAATTCCTCCAACGGAGGCTGTCTTAGCTACTTTTTGACCACTTAATTGTTTTTCAATTACTTGTCCCAGCTGTGTGATAGCTTCTGGTTTTACCGTATCAATATTACACATACGTAATAATACTTCGGCACGTTTTTCCGCACTAAAGTAACTGACTACCTCGGCTGACTGCTCACTATCAAGGTGAATCAATATAGTGGCTATAATTTGGGGGTGTTCATTACGAATGACATCGGCGATTAAGCGACCATCTAGCCATTTTAGTCTGTTTAGACCACTGTCTTTATCCGAAACCAGAATTCTATCGATAAAAGGAATAGCTTTTTCTTCACCTAGCGCCTCAATCAAAATCGTACGCAAATAATCCTCAGCGTCTACTGTTAAGCTGGTCTGATCATCAATTGCACTGATAAAATCAACCAAAACATTTTGCATTTTTGCCTTACTCACCGAACTCATAGTCGACATGGCCATGCCTACTTTTTGAACTTGTCTGGGCTCCAAGTGTTTTAATACCTCTGAGGCATTTTTTTCACCCATACTTAGTAATAAAATAGCTGCCCGTTCTATTCCGTCCATCTTTATCCCCGATCAACCCACGTTTTAACTACTTGAGCTACACGCTTTGGTTCTTTATCTACTACTTGACGTAATAAAGTTAGTTGAGATTCATAATCATGAACATCTTTTAGCGATAACTTACCATCAAAACTTAACTCATTCGGCGAACGTTCAGCATCATTAGAGTCTTCCTTCTTATTGCTGGCCAGTGTTTTAAGCATCGGCCGCAACACCCCGAATATCAATGCGAGGATAAATAGAGCTCCACCGGTCTGTTTTACTATTGACCAGAAGCTGTCCTTTTGCCAAAACCGTTCTGCAGGT
The sequence above is drawn from the Legionella antarctica genome and encodes:
- the fliG gene encoding flagellar motor switch protein FliG encodes the protein MDGIERAAILLLSMGEKNASEVLKHLEPRQVQKVGMAMSTMSSVSKAKMQNVLVDFISAIDDQTSLTVDAEDYLRTILIEALGEEKAIPFIDRILVSDKDSGLNRLKWLDGRLIADVIRNEHPQIIATILIHLDSEQSAEVVSYFSAEKRAEVLLRMCNIDTVKPEAITQLGQVIEKQLSGQKVAKTASVGGIKSVADVINFLDGAMEEEVLEKIKDWDEELSDKIRDKMFVFENLTDMDDRSVQTLLRDVTSEQLKIALKGTTETTKEKIFSNMSKRAADILRDDIEVQGPVKVSDVERAQKDILSIARSLAEDGKIALGSKGGDEMI